ggaaacccctaaaaggttctaaGAACCGCATTCTAAgaagttctatatagaacatgTGCATTCACATTTAAACACATGACTTCAGAAATATCCTTTTGACGTTTCTCTCTTAACCtacactttttgttttttcagttcgATTCAATCTGTCCACGTATGTATCACCGAGTGTCAAACCGAATGCATCCCAGCCTGTGTGTCTGGGCATTTCCAATAGCAATCTCTATCTTGCTTGTACCAATGATTCTTCCCCTCACCTGGTCTTGGAGGTTTGTTCACCACAACCAAGTTCCACAACCTTCTACCAATTGTTTTCCCCCACATTCTAAAGTAAGGATCTAAtcccttttttattatttcaggaGATCACTGGACCCCTCAACACCATTAAAGCTGGTGACCCACATGAAAACCTCCTGTTCTTCAGGAGAGAGACCGGTGTGGCTAATAACACTTTTgaatttgttaaaaataaaatcctgGATGGTTTATTAGCACGGATTATGAGGATAGTAAGCCGGTGGATATGTGGTAATAATAAATTCAcattgaattttttttccaagtattTGTTTTCTATATCCataatttgtattaatatttaatatttatttgaaagaattctaaattattttaaaatttttttttttttttatcaaacttgTTTTGCTCTTGATTGTGTTATGAAATAAACCTATGAAATAATCATTACATGTTGTCGAGTTGATCAGATCTTCAGACCTAGAGTGCTTCATTTTAATTTGGGACGTCTTCAGCTAaattttcaacatttaaaaaaataataaaacatgacaaaggTTGACAATTTACTTCCTTCCGAACATGTGGGGAAATGTATCCAAGATGcattgaggtgttgacttggcctccaaattccccagatctcaatccaatcgagcatgtgggatgtgctgaacaaacaagtctgatccatggaggctccaccttgcatcttacaggacttaaaggatctgctgctaacatcttggtgtcagaaaccacagcacaccttcaggggtctagaggagtccatgcctcgacgggtcagggctgttttggcagcaaaaatgTGAccataatgtcataattttatgccatatatatatataatatatataaagaatCAGTATGGTTTATGTATCAGGTCACCTGCTCTGGTCCTACAGAATTAGAAAATACAACTTGAGCGCCTCCATGTGATAGAAATAATCACTGCACACAGACAGTTCATTGCTTTAACTAAGCATAACTGTCCTCAGTGttgtatattaaatctgtgtgtCCATTAGAATTCTTCTGATGAGCCTCGATGTGACCAAAAAATGTCACATTCAGACATCTCAATGATCTTCAATTTAATATCAGAAGATTTAAAGCAAACCATGATTTGACTGATTTGAGTTTTTCCAATAGAGCGCTTCAAATGGCAATCATATTTAGGGCTATAGCAAAACCTGTCTACAATAAAATGTAGAAATGTttcaactgtattttcattaacagtCATTATCACTTTGTTATAAATTTatgtttgacaaaaaaatcCTGAATAGACCATTTGTTTATTATGTAGTAGTAGTATAAATTTTCATAGATGCCAATGAAGCAAAAATAAATTGGCCTAAAAAACTTAAAGgcatacattaaatatttatggAACAGGAAAGACGAGATGAACCTCAAATAGAGACTGGGTATGGTTCTAACACTTTTTGCTTCAGCATCTGTACATTTTCAAGCTATGGTGCTCAAACAtttatgggtcaatgacatgacgggtcatttttttgtctttttgccttaataataataataaacaaagatatgacatccaaagtatgtaaggtagtacaactagatttgttttattgaatccaaaaaaaggttttaattatattttgctacatataaaggcattttaaagattttgaagtgtcaaaaggtcattcagtttaaccgtccaaaggccaatacagccatttcatttgtgattaaaatatcttaaaatgtaataaatgcatatattttttattctggcatgattttataacatcatatatcaacatagtgcaaaatggtattaaaattatgtgtagaagtcgtcgttttgttatgagaaagaatgtccagaaaaatgaatttcattgatgtcattcggagtaaccaatataaagggaccattttggatcaagtcatgtggtcaatatcatgtgacaggatgtgacatcattcagactcctgcaaaggaccacatggtcgtgaagcaaagttACTAACTCTcctttaactatttgaaaaattcatgttttctcttGCTCATACACATGTCCCGAAactgtattattttaaaaaacttgtactgaatataaaatgtttgattgtccttttgctagctagctagatatcagcctgttagcattgtttgaaaatatcgtcattcggtaaaaccgaaattttgattaaactgacttttttggtgaaatttttgtccatcttgtgaaaaaataacaaaagcagtgttaattgattataaaaaacaataacattGTTAACACTCAATAAAACTtaaattatatctccattatgttttttaacacttttaaaaaccttatgaACAATGACCCTTATTCAAAGTACCCACATTTGTTTACTACAAAAGGCACCAATTCAAACCTCTGCAAGAAAATCACAGCCCTTATGAGCTGAGGTCAAATACATGGCCATTGTTATAATCTACTCCACTACCGGGGTAAGCTGTAACAATTAGACAAAAGAAGCTAAATCAGCGGCCACACCAATATGCGTCAAAACAGgtttattaaaacaatacaaaatgtcTCTCTTTCTGTGACTGACCATAACTCAAATCCACTTTCTGTTTGACGCaggagtttgtgtgtgtaaattAGTCTACTAGAATAAACTTCCTTAACGGTAATTATGCTTAACGCACACTCGACTCCAGTGTACAGAAAGAACATGTCTAAGAAAAAACAGTCaatgtgagtttgtgtgtctgtgaatattCTCAATCAGAGTCAGAATATCAttaaactcaactattgtttaaaaatgactgtattgcttgcttaaaatgaacccaaaatatgtcggaaattaaaatgtgtatgtttaataaattaacaagtgtattgaataataattaaacaataataatttattatattgcttattaataaatgttctccttttgattattattattgcctatagtaattatgtgtctgatttttaatttccaacctattttgggttcattttaatccagccacattcatttttaaacaatagttgagtaaAACTACCAGCACATtcggcaaacatttaacccaaatgctgggtttgtccattttcaacccaacttgggttgtttttagtgTGCACATGAATATGGTATTGCCACTGATACCATCACTGTCCCATGGTACTGCCGCTGTTGTTTGAAAGGCCACTAGATGGCATCTTGCTGGGTTGTTTGCAGCAGAGGTTTGTCCCAGTTAGTTTCACTCGTCCCTGAAACAAATCCATGACTGtgagatttaaaataaaagtcatgAGTGACAGATTCCATTCCAGAATTCCATAAGTTCATTAAAGACatctgtaaaaaatgacaaatgttcGGACGGATTCTTTTTATAAAACACCTAAACAACCCTGAATGATTCAATTATCATAAAGATCTTTACAAATTCTGCAGCAGCATCAGAGTGATTAGTCAGTTGGCGTTTCCGGCTCAGGTGATTGGATCAAAAAGACCTGCGGTTCCCTGAGCAAAGATTTAAATCAGGTGTTTATACCAAATCTAAAGAATCCCTCACCCACAAACCACCCTGTGAGTGTCTAAAGAATCAGCATCACCGCATCTCTCCATTACAAGTCCCACTGCAGCAACCCGATTCCCTTTTCACACAGTGGCTGCACTGAATTGCACAAGCCGAACCCATGCATACACAGGACAGAGTGTCATAAAAGATGTTTCAGGTCATTCTGAGCTGCTGATCGCATAAAAATTGAGACACAAAATCACAAATTCATGTTAGCTAATGTTAACACCTATTGTGTATTTGGTCAAACTGTATGATGGTGTATTTTTTTTCTAGCCTATATTAAAATGCAACTTCCTGGGCAAGATTGcttgttaatgtttttaattataattattcatGTAGCATACTCTTTAATCCAAGTGAATGTGATGATagattacataaaaataaatgcagaaatgGCATAAATGCTATTCATTATTCATCTTAATTTCAAGGGATTGAACATAATCTGTCTCTCCCCGGCCGTTTGCACGCTCACATGCGCATGCTGCAGAATGAATGTATGTCTCACATTCCGGGCACATGGCAACACCAGCTAAATATAGCCTGCCAGCCCAGCAGAGCACGCTGGGATCAGGGTTTCTTCCTGCGAACGCAGAATCCCCATCACGTAACgccccctccctcctcctcttcctctcatCTGCTCGTGCGTTCGCGTCTCACCGGGGAACTCGAGCTGGTTGCCAAAGGCAGCAGTTCATTTACGGAGTCAAGCGGTGTGTGTCGCTCTCTGAGGACTTCTGCTCAAACTAATGTGAAAGCATTgtgcacaagaaaaaaaaaaatcaactcgTTATTTGCTGTTTGTTGTGTTTCAGGGGAGACTACAGCTAACAAAAATGTGTTCTAAGaacgttcccattaagttatttagacgttatttctgaatgttctctgaacgtttaaATGTTATATAGCTAGGCTACGTTTTTTGATTATGCGAgtgttaaagggacagttcacccataaatgaaaattctgtcatcatttactcaccctcaagttgtcccaaacctgtatgaatttctttcttctgctgaacacaaaagaagaaattttgaagaatgttggtaaccaaacagttgatgagtCCCACTGACTTCAACTGAACTGAAGTCAACTGGGTTCATCAACTGTTCgattactgacattcttcaaaatatcttctcttgtgttcagcagaagaaagaaattcatgcaggtttgtttggaacaacttgagggtgacagaattttcatttttaggtgaactgtctctttaagggaacattccattttacaAACATTATTGGATTGTTACTctgaacattctaaaacattttaaaaatgttacaaactAAAACATTCCAGAAAAAGACATTCCATGAATGTATGCttttgtgctaacgttttgagaacattatcaaagaccagataactttgaacaaacattctattaacgttactggaacgTTTCTTCATAACTTTTAgggaaccttgccagaacgttagtCAATGTTGTGTGAATGTTCCCTTTTTGCTGGACTGTGGAAGGGCTTGTTCacaaatattacacattttataattttaataatgacTCTGACATGGATGGAGCCAGATTATGGTTTCAACCCCttgaaaataaatctaaaaatgagtagatgtttttttttttgcaatcagCAActcataataatataataatatacatttgaataaaaaaaaaaacctataaaGCATTATTAATCTTGAAAAAGGATGTAGTTTTAACATAGAAAGCATAAAGTTTGACCAAATAATACATAGGTAACAAAATGGTCTCATTATGCATtagctaacatgaattaacaatgagcaatatatttttgttagtgAAGTATAATTCATGTtcattcacagtgcattaatatTCACAACTAcatcttttgattttaataatgcattagtaaatgtattaacattaataaatgcagaggaagtattgttcattgttagttcatggtaactaatgaaaccttattataaagtgttgcccatatttgcatttcattcattcagagaaaaactgaattttcatgGTTTTCAAGCAATGCAAATGTTTTGGCTTTTCGCTGTTATGACATCATATGACTCCACCCACCGACCTAAATCAGAATAGCCATCCAGTTACGTGTGTGCATTTAATGCTGTGAGACAGCGACGACTCTTGGTAACCAATGAATGTTGGTGTGATCACAGCAGGAGCTCAATGCATTTCCAATAATCCCAGCCTGATTTGGCAGAGACCTCAGTGTGGCTTCACCGCAGAGCCACCCTGTCTAATTCCTTAGGTGCGGCAGGGTCACTTTCAAAGGGTCAGCCGGGACACGGAGCATATTCGTACCCGGCATCCCCTATCCTGTGAGAATGACTGTCGAGCCAGTGACAGGCCGCAGGCAACTGTGTGGCTATAGAAGTGCTGCAATGTAGGTGAATTACACATTACGACACTGCCATATTTACATCACTGTTACAACACGCCTGACCACGCACTGACACACTACTAGGTTATGCAAGTCGTGCATTACAATCAAAATTATACAATTTATAGCAGTTTTActtgcaatgccattcaaaAGTCATCTGAAAATAACTgattacttttataatattaaaaaagatttatatttctaataaatgctgttgttttgaacaaaaacaaagaatcTTGACAAAATTCAAGATCAGTTTAAACAGAAATAtgaacagttttcaacattgataataataataataataaatgttacttgagcagcaaatcagcatattagaatgatttctgaaggatcatgtgacactgaagactggagtaatgatgctgaaaattcagctttgatcacaggaataaattacagttgtacatatattcaaatagaaaacagttattttaaattataataatatttcacaatattactgcttttactgtgattttatcagataaatacagtcttggtaagcataaaagtctttgttcaaaaacattttaaaaatcttaccgaccccaaacatttgaacgatAGTATATGTTAAGtgacatatttttaataaaataagatatttgaCCATGTATGGCAGAATAGCTTTTTGGGCAGGATGTGGAAGCTGAAGGTGAAGGTCAAGTTCACCCTCAAAAACAAGAATGTATCCCACAAATAATGCTTTCccccccatttttttttttttttttttaaagaatttgctTTTATGCAGTAATTCATAATACATTAAGTGGAAATAAATTTCAATAAATTACTGCATTAACCACATTAACTATTTTAGAAAACAGTAGCTTAAAACAATGACTGAATTGCTAGTTAATacgttaattaatattaataataataatatcatatcatatattatactattaaataattatatatatatatatatatatatatatatatatatatatatatatatatatatatattatttaatagtataatatatgatatttttattatatatatatatatatatatatatataaactatttatttatttattaaaaaaataatattttacaatacaatattttacaatattaatgttaatattaatccAAAGTCTGTGCGGTCTAGGTGACATCAATCaagtaaagtcattttaaagtgaagcacttttttctttaaaataagatGCACTAATGAAGTGTTTACAAGCCCAAACATActatgaaaagacaaacatatATGGTGTTAAATTTGCAACCTATTTTACTCCTTCAATGTGATGTTATTAACGCAAGATTTTAACCACCTGCAACTGACTGGATCATTAACAAAAAGTGGGGCTTACATACCAGAATGGAGGTGGCTGGAGGAGAGCAGCTGAAATATAATAGGGATTCGTGACGTCATCCAAAAAGCACAGTCATTTCAGAGGTGgaactctaaaaaaaaagtcattacattttgattaaagactATTACTATTGGAAGACAAATGGTTTTATCATTtactttaagaaaataaataggtAGTTtttatgttgaatttaattattaactaaaactatcaaaatattcttgttaattgaaataaaatatatataaaatataaacacttttatattaacataacagaaatgttgccttggtaaagaactaaaataagtttaagttgaacCATTAAAATTAGAACATGGAAATAAACAAACCTgaatagtaatatttaaacaacagcaacaacaaatgTACTACAAATTCAactaaaatgaacacaaactgaaaatataaaaactaattcaaaatattaataaaaactataatgctgtataaatattaatacaattatacTGTACTGAGAAAACAACCAATGTATATAAACACAACACCACCAGTCCAGTATTTTGCTTTCCATCATTtataatttcctttattctgtTACAAACATACATAGCATTTTCTAAATATAGACTTGTAAatctcagagaaaaaaaaaagttcagccATGGGAAAAACGGAAGGCTGCCCGTTCTGACAGAGGCAGTCTAACATGGGGGCGGGGCTTGATGGAGTGGGTGGAGATACTTTGAGTATCTGAGACCTGAGCTCTTGACAGTGTCCCGCAGTAGCCGTGAACTCACTCTGTAACGTCAGTATCAAGTAACAGATAGAAAATGAACcgagcaaatatatatattcggAGAATGCCAAGAACCTGAGTTTAAACCAGGGCATTCCCACGTTAAAATCTCTGCTGAAAACATACGATATATTGGAAAAATAGCTACCTTTCAATAAAGATTGTTCTATGAATCGCTGCTCTTGTGCGTACGATTAGGAAAACGGTGTTAATAAAAACGACAGTGGTTGACACATGGATGCTGTTAAGAGCTCGGGTGAGTCGCCTGAAATAACAGAACATTCTTTCAGAAGTTTTCCAATCTTTAGTACAGTGGAACAGAGGTATTGTTCATTTGAAAAGTATGCAGACGCCCCACAGAACTTTGCACAAATCCCAACCTAAGGAAACAGGAAGACAAATCGGCCAATTGTGAGAGTCGGCGAAGAGCCTGACAGGAAATGAACTCATAATCTCATCCCTATGGATGAGTATTGCTTCCTGTCCCTGATATTTTTTTAGTGACAACAAGGTGGAACAAAATACAAATCTTTACAGTACATAttctcacatatatatatatatatatatacacactctaaagttgggttgaaaatggacaaacccagcaattgggttaaatgtttgcccaacctgctcggcagttttatttaacccaactattgtttaaaaatgactattgcttgcttaaaatgaacccaaagtatgttggaaatgaacatttattagtattttttaataaatgaacatttattaataagtttaatgaataaacatttgcttattaataaatgttcaccttttgattattattgttgcctctagtaattatgtgtctgatttttaatttccaacctattttgggttcattttaagccagaaatataatattttttaaacaatagtggagttaaataaaactgcccatcatgttggacaaacatttaacccaaccgctgggtttgtccatttttaacccagcattttttagaatatatatatatatataaataatatataatacatttgaaataaacacAGCCAAGTTCAGTCGAAAGAAAGTCCATTTCTGCTGTTTTGCAAGAGATTTGTGCCCGATTCCATATCTTAAATGGACAGGTCATCGAAAAAAGTGCTGCAATATTCTCCACTTTGACATTTAGCAGCCTAGAAGAGGGTTATAATGCATGTATACACCTTAAAGTGAAGAAGAAAATGGCTAAAATGGCTTTTTGTCgatcatttgcattttttttttttacacaaaattagTCAACCATCTTGGTTCTTCAACATGACACATTCACTTCGCTAATATTACTGATGGGTCATACAATCAAAATGAATGCACACGTGATCTACGAATGGTGCTGATTTTGACACGCCAGCGTAACCACAAAGAACCACAAGAACATGGCAAATCTCCTTCCTAGAGTGAGTTTGTAAAATAAGCAGCGGGTCGTGTTGTAAATCTCAGCCCCCCTTGAGTCCCGAATGGTGCCTCCCGTCTACAAATGCTCAGTTTAGCGGAGCAACCCGAACAGCAGCTGAGGAGGGGAGGGGCGGGCGGGGGGGAAACGCAAGAATGTCCTGCCAACAGCTGCTGTGTCACGCTTTCTATTGCCGTTCAGGCTCGGCTGCCAAATTGGGGCCTGTTTTGGAAGGTTAGTCCAGCAGCAACGCGGAAAACACTCTTATGCTGCACGTTACAACATCATTTTTCCCCATTACACGGCTGCGGCTCCTCGTCACGTGCAGCAAATGCAGTCTGCTGATGTAATAACATTTGCAGTGGCGTGCGGACGGCTCAACAATCGGGCCCTTGTGCCTCGACGCACTTCAGAGCAAACGGCACAGCTGAATCCACGGCCACCCGGGCAGGAATGCTCACCCTCTTCATGCTTCTCGCATTAAAATAGCCGGCCTGCCTAGTCAGCTCGCTCTTGAGGAGAAACAGCTGCCGCAATCGCGAAAGCACAGAAAACGAGCTGGCATCCGTTTACAATTCCGCGGCCAATAGATAAGAGTGTGTGAAAATATTTcataacattatatttcatattcTAGGCTCGATGCAATTCGTCTGTATCACAGCAGTACACATGACTTCAACAGCTGCCATTTAACACAAAACAGTATGGAGGCTTTACACACGAGCACAAAACACTGTTGCTCCCAAGAAAAAAAACGAAATTCTTCGCCGTGGATACAAGCATTTCGCAGGTCGCGTTTTCGCTAAAGTGCACGGATGAAATATTCTCAACGTTAACAATCTTTCTCCATCATAACCCACTGGTCTACTTGGTTattttttagaatatttttggtgaaaggctaaacaaaaatattgcatTAATATACTACGCAAGAGAAagcaataaattaaataaaaaggcAAATGCGGGACGGGCATGCACAGAAATGGATGCACGATATACCAGCGGAAAGACGTTTTTGATATTGATCACGTAGAAATAAATGTATGCGTGCTGTAAACTCAAAAGGGGTCGTGGGAGGAGcttggaggggggggggggggggggcgtgATTTTCCGCAAGGATAATCTCATATATGATCCTATACTCTTCCACAAAACAAATGCACTGGACAATCTTTCAATTCcagcttcttcttttttttttttttacaaaattagtTTCTTGAGCCTTAATAATTCTGtagtttatatataatttttactttgtGTATGCAAAAATATGCTGGTTTGTTTACGTATTCTCTCATAAAGAACAatcttacatttaaaaaaaaaaatgacaatgcaAAAGGGGACGGGGTGAAAATACACTCGCCCGTGTAGCTCTGTCCTTTATATGAACTAATCTATCGACTCAAGCAATCTGTCCTTAAATATTCAGAGGGGACTTGGACCCAAGTTAGAAAAAGACAAAGCTTTTCATATGTTGACCCCAGAACCAAAATTTCACCGGatgtcattttaaaacaccGGCTGACCTATCGTCACTGGTGAGACATGTCAACACAAAATCATTCCCCTtcaaaactgaatttaaaacatttcatcgCTCAAATTGGGCAAAACATAAAAATCATGTTGATGTGAGAACGAAAACCCCTAAAACAACAGCTTAGGGAACATCTGTTTATAAAAGAAAACACGTTTTGATAACAGTTGTGAAAGTCCCACGCTGCCTGGGAAGGAAACACACCATGAAGACCAGtgaccctatatatatatatatcctaaaTTTCTCCCATCTAAAAACATGTGTTGGACAGTATGAACCCTTATAGCCTGGTATTATAGTATGCGGGCCGCTTCGGAAATTCGGCAGCCTTGGCGTCGATGTAACAAAGGTTTAATTGTTGGCTAAGACAATTAAACTTGCTGGTTTGACAGGACAGGGCAGCATCAGGCATAAGTCATACCCCATGAGACATCCTTCGCCCCATGGCTTCAACACAGACAACCCCCCTCCCCAAACCCTCACCACCAcattgaaacttcacagatctAGTTTTCTGTCCCATGAATTTTTTAGTAGGCTATTTGAGTTCAGTTCATGCACATATTGTTTCACACGCGTGGTCATCTCCTGGCGAAGCTGCTGTCAGTCGTCGTCCACGTCCTCGGCCTCGGACTCCTCTCTCCTTTCGTACATCTTATCCCGGTGTCTCTCCtggatctccttcatctcctcgGCGTAGCGGCAGAAGGCTCCTCCGAACTTCCCCCAGGCCTTGAAGGGGATGGTGATGGAGTTCCTGTAACTGGGCTTGACCTCGCTGACCCGCAGGAACACGCCGTACTTGTTGGAGCCGACGTCGAAAAAGAACCTCTTGGAGTCCACCATGATGGAGGTGCCCTCGGGAAGCTCGCCGTAGCCCCCCGCGGCTCCAGGCCCCCCGCTGAGCTCCTCATCCTCCCCGCCGTAGTCGTCGATGAGCTTGGCCAGAGCGTCTCGGAACTCGATCAAGCCCTGCGCAGGTAGCGCGATGGTCTGGCCGGACTGCACGCTTCCTCCGGGACCGCCCCCTCCGCCGACGCCGAAGCCGGGACCTCGGTTGACGGTCTGGCGGATGCGCAGGAACCTCCCGCGCTGGTTCTCCTTCAGGTCGAGGTAGTATTTGCGGTTCTCGCGCACCAAGAACTCGCTCTTGAGCGCCCGCCGCGGGCCGCCGTCATCCCCGCCGGATGATTGAGCGATCTGCTCCGGGCTGCTTGGCCCCAGCTGGGCGTAGTGCTCGATGAAATCCCCGAGGTAGTCGCGGAACTCAGCCGCCACGGACATGGAAAGAGTCAGGCGGCTCTTGGAGCCCCCGGCGCCCACCTCCGCTATCTTAATGAAGCGTCCCTTCGCGTTCTGCTTGACGTCCAGGTAGAAGCGCTTGTTCTGGATGTCCAGACGCTTGGACGCCAGCTCCTGGGTCTCCTGCTCCCGCTGGAAGTGCTGGAGGCCGCCGCTACTGCCACCGCGCTCGCTCCCGCTGTCTCCATCCGCCATCTTCAGCACCTCCAGCCAACTTCTCCCTCAGAGAAACGCTCCTCTCTGCCCTGCTCCAGCACGCACGGCTCTCAGCACCACAGCATTGGCCTCACATCTGCCAATAACAGGCGGCGCGCGATCGCGGGGTCACCAATAGGTCCGAGCGCTTGTCAGTCGGAGCGTGAGGGAGGTGCGCTCGGGCTTCATTGGTCAGACGCGTTTCCTCCTCCTGTGCAGGCATTTCCTGTCCTTCTGGGGCTCAGATGAAGCTTTGAAGGAGAACTAATAAATATCAgcgttattttttaaatcagcaagCTTACTATTTGTATTAAAGTATtcgattgttttgttttgccaaTGCaatatgcaatgcaataaaagTGTCAGAGAAGACGATAAATACAAATATG
This genomic stretch from Megalobrama amblycephala isolate DHTTF-2021 linkage group LG2, ASM1881202v1, whole genome shotgun sequence harbors:
- the purbb gene encoding transcriptional activator protein Pur-beta encodes the protein MADGDSGSERGGSSGGLQHFQREQETQELASKRLDIQNKRFYLDVKQNAKGRFIKIAEVGAGGSKSRLTLSMSVAAEFRDYLGDFIEHYAQLGPSSPEQIAQSSGGDDGGPRRALKSEFLVRENRKYYLDLKENQRGRFLRIRQTVNRGPGFGVGGGGGPGGSVQSGQTIALPAQGLIEFRDALAKLIDDYGGEDEELSGGPGAAGGYGELPEGTSIMVDSKRFFFDVGSNKYGVFLRVSEVKPSYRNSITIPFKAWGKFGGAFCRYAEEMKEIQERHRDKMYERREESEAEDVDDD